TACAAAGTTCATAAATATCCTAGTTGTATTTACGTAAAACAATGTATTAAGATTTATCAAAATCTAATCGAACAAAGCCTGCCTACCCTAAACTACGGTTTCTTCTGTGGAGTAAGGGAAGTCTTCTGGTGCGTCCTAAGCATAGGGGTACAACGAATACAGGCTGAAAATTTGGTGCATCTTCATCAAGAAACGTTATCAATGTTTAGCCTTTTTTAAGCTTTGTCTTAATCAAGCTAATTTTTCCTGGCTTTGATTTCTGTTATTAGCTTGATTGAAATTGTTTGCAAAAATTCTTTTAAATATATCAGTCTGAGGGAACTGTATATGTCGTTCTCCCAGAGGCATATTGTAATTTTTTAATATTTATTATTATTGAAATTTATATCAGATGAACAACTTTGAGAATATTCTAAATCAAAACCTTAATCCTCCTGGTGCTGAGATTACCTTAATTGACCAACAGTCACTCAATCCGCTCACGGGTCTATTAGATAAGCTTGGGGGAAAAGCAGAAATCGGTTCTCAAACTCTTTTGTTACCAAATAATCTTGAAGATATTGAAGTCACACAAAAGCTTAACGATAATAGTGTAATTCCCTTATCACAACTATACTATGTCCAAAATCAGCAAGATAATTCTAATTTATTAACTTATGAGCAATACCAAGAACAACCACTAGTTGGAGAATTAGATAGTGTCAAACTAGCATCTGTTGCTGACAATAATATTAATGCATTGACCACTTCATCACCTTCTTTAGTTCAAACAATCAGTCAAATTTCTCCAGTTGAGCAATTACCAGGCTATACTTTTGTTGTGCCAGGAAAAACTTCAGAATCTACCACACTCAGTTTTAAATGGACACAACGAGATGCAACTTTTAATAATGAAATTGGTGTATTTGTTATAGATGAATTAGGGCGAGTCAACAGCATTGCACCAGGGGAAACAAATTATGCCCAAGCTGCTCTACAAAGTACAACAAGACAAGTCATATTTTCCAGAGGTCAAAGTGCTGGTACACATAAAGAATTTACTTTTAAAGCAGGCGAACGTCTCGCTTTTTATTTAATTCAAAACAGCACCACAGAGCAATGGCTGGCATCAAATCCACAGAATCAAATAGGCAAAGGGCCTGTAGCATTCTTTTCAATCAGTAATGCCAACCCAGACCAGATTGACCATATTTTGACGCAGACATTGCACAATGGTTCAATGCAATTGAACTGGGAAGATATAACCGGAGGAGGCGATCGCGATTTTAATGATGTAGTCTTTACTATTGCAGAATCGCGGAAAGCTATAACTGTTCCCGGACAAAGAGGACAAAAAGTCGCCACAAAATTTACCTGGACACAACGGGAAGCAGCCTTCAATAATGAATTAGGGTTATTTATTGTTGATGATCCCACAGGCAGAATTAGCAATCTTTTGCCTCAAGACCCAGGATACGCGCAAGCTGCTTTAACTAGTAAATCTCGCCAAGTTATGTTTGCTAGCGGTCAAACTCAAGGATATGCAAAAAATTTAGAACTGCCATCTCAAGCATATATTGGCTTTTATCTCATCCAAAATTCTACAAGTGAGCAGTTTTTAAGCCAGAATCCCCAAAATCAAATTCATCAAGGGCCTTCAGCCTTTTTCTTTTTCCCTAGCGCCAACCCAAATCAATTTGACCATATTATAGAACTATCATCCAATCAGCTGGCGTGGGAGGATCAGACTAACGGAGGCGATCGCGATTTTAATGACCTAGTTTTTCATTATGAATTTGGTTCGCCTGTTAATACCGAACTGCTGTCACCCACCTTAGATTTAGCCTCAGAAAGCGATAGTGGTGTTAGCAACAGTGACAATATTACCAGTGATAATACTCCAACAATTACAGGTAATGCAGAAGTAGGAGCCAAGGTGCAATTGTATAGTGGTTCTGTACTGTTGGGTCAAACCACAGCAGACACCGCAGGTATTTGGCAAATTACTACCAATGAGTTAAATCATGGCACGCAGAATTTCAGCGCGATCGCTACTGATATTGCTGGTAATATTAGTCCTGCATCCTCACCATTAAATATCTTCATCGATACGATTAACCCCATCATCAATCTGACGAACCCGATTGATATTGCTCCCTTACAAAAAGGCGCTAGACTGACAGGTAAAATTGATGGTACAGGTTCAGGAATTGCCTCACTAAGTTATCGATTTGATAATTATCCAGAAATACCTCTAGCGTTTAATGCTGATGGCACATTTGACCAAGAAATTGATTTTACTAATATTCCAAATAGTGGATATAAATTATCAATTATTGCTATTGATATAGCTGGCAACACCACAAACATCCAGTTTAATATCAATGTTGCTAATAGCGATATAGTAGGAAACAGCGCTCCCGAAATTATTAGTCAGCCAGAAACTGATTACATTATTCTGCGTAACAGTAACACCCAAATTCAAGGAATTGCATTAGACACAACTCAAGCGGGTTTAGCAGAAATCCAAGGTCAGGTATTTTTAGACTTTGATCGGAATGGTATCAAAAATCTAGAAGCCGGTTTAGATGGCTTTGTGGTTGAGTTAGTTAACCCAGCTACAGATGAAGTTGTCGGAATGCAAGTTACTCGCAGTGTTGATATCAATAACGATGGGAAGATTAACCCATTTACAGAACAGGGATTATATAAATTTAGCAACCTCCAAGCAGGAAACTATCAAGTTAGACAAGTTACTCAAGATGCTTGGAATTTAACTTCACCAGCATCACCTATATATAGTCTGACATTAAATAATGGTGAAAGCAAAGATGGATTAAACTTTGGTAATGCTCAGAATTATTTCTATCAACTTCAAGCCATAGATGGGGATGGCGATTCTCTTAGCTACAGTTTAATATCTGCACCCCAAGACGCAAAAATTGATGCCAATACTGGTAAATTAATTTGGACACCACCTGCAACAGGAGAATATACGTTCCAAGTGCAAGTTGTAGATGGTAAAGGTGGGGAAGATATTCAAGAATTTAAATTAAATATTATCGACCCCAATCGCTTACCTAGCATCTCTTCTAGTCCTAGTGCTAATGCAACTGTAGAAGAGAATTATACTTACCAAATCGTTGCTGATAATCCTGATTTGGATGGTTTAAACTTCCAATTAAATCAAGCACCCCAGGGAATGACAATTTCTCCTGATGGTTTAATTGAATGGACACCGCAAGCGAATCAAGTAGGCGCACAACAAGTAAAATTATTGGTTAAAGATGACCGGGGTGGTGAAGTTGAGCAGGTATTTACAATTTTGACTCAGGGACAATTAGCTAATCCTCAACCATCAGATAATTATGCACCTGTGATTACCAGTAAGCCCATTATCACAACAACCCGCCAACAGTATACTTATGATGTAGATGCTATTGATGGAGATAGTGATCAGCTGAAATATTCCCTGCTGACTGCACCACAAGGAATGACCATTGACGAAAATACAGGGTTAATTTCCTGGAATACTAACAGTCAAATTGCTGAAGATTACAACATTAATGTACAAGTTGCAGATGGTAAGGGTGGTGTTGATAATCAAACATTTACCCTCACATTATCAAATACCGTTCCGGGGAAAATTAGCGGTATTATTTGGGATGATTTCAATGGGAATGGAATCAGAGATACTAGCTTTGCTCAAGGTGCAAATCCTGATATTGTCTTTGTATTTGATGTTTCTTTAAGTGCAGCTTTTAGTTTCCAGGGTTCGCTGAATGGTAATCAAAGATTTACTACTATTCTCGAAGCAGAAAAAGCAGGTTTAAATGCACTCAATCAACAGCTAATTCGTCAAGGACTTGGGGAAACAGCGAGAGTTAGCATAATTAGTTTTGCTGGAGATGTCAGTTCTATAGATATGAATCCATCTCTTGATGGTACACAGTTAGTAACCAACCCCATTGCTGATAATGACAATAATGGTGTTTTAGATTTTGAACAAGTTATAGAAAGAACTAATACCCGCCTGGGAACTAATTTTGAAGTTGCATTACAAGAAGCTGAAAAAGTTTTCAAAACTATCGGTACTACTCCAGGTAATGGTACTTTAGTGTTTCTATCAGATGGTGAAAATCTTTTAGGGAGTTCCATCACCGACGAAGTTAATAACCTCAAAGCATTGGGAATTAAATTATATGCTTTTGGTGTTGGAGATGGTTCAACATTAAATGACGGAGATGCAGTTGATGATGATTTAGTGACAATTGACCCCAATGCCAAAATTTTTAAAACAACCGATGAATTATTAGGTACTTTTAATGATTTAGGTAGAGGGCAAGATGTGACGGAACCTTTTTTATCAGGAGTAAAAGTATATTTAGACTTAAACAATAATGGACTTTTCGACCCTGATGAACCTAGCCAGACAACCAATAATCAGAGTCAATTCCGCACAAATTCCATCACAGTTGCAGCTACAGATGCTATTTTCTTAGCTGGTCGAGATGATATTACAATTCCGCTTTTAGGTAGTAACGATCCATCCTTCCCACTGCAAAGAAGAAGAACTTTAAGACCAGGCTCAGTACCAGAAACATTTCCCCGATCAATTACCGTTCAACCAAACGAAATATTTAGCTTTACAGCCAGTGGTGAAGTCAATTTCTCTAACGGGTTTAGTCCGTTTAACCCAGATGGTTATAGTTTAAGAAATACTGTGCGTGGGTTAGAGGGAATTACTGCTTACAATGGCAGAATGGGTTCATTAGTTGGTGTATTTTTAGATGATGATAACCCTGTTAATCAAACTCCTCCCACCGAATTAAACTTTCAAAGAATTGGCAGTGAGTTTACATTTTTGACACCAAGTATCGGGCAAGTTTTCTTTATTGGTGATGGTAGAAACGAAGCTAGTCAAATTCAACAATTTGTCGCACCCCAAGGAGCCACACGCCTATTTGTGGGTATAGCTGATGGTAATAGTCTCAGCCCAGGTAATTATGAAGATAATGAAGGTAATTATCAAGTTACAATTCAAAGCGATCGCTTTGCTAACAACACAAATTACAGCTTTAGTAATTTGCTTCCAGATACTTATACAGTCCGTCAAGTTGTACCCAATGGTTATGCACAAACATTTCCTGGAGGTCAAGGAACTCAAAAAGGTGATGGCTATGCAGATGTAGTCTTAGAGTATTTCGCCAACGGTAAAAGTCCTAGCCCATTGCCAGAACCTTACGGTTCCAATAGCGCTCGTCCGCAAGGCACCTCTGTAAATGGTTTTTATACGATTGAACCTGTTAATCCAAATGTAGTTTTAGGTGCCCCTCCTCCCAGTCCCATTACTAGCTTTAATCCACAAGTCAACTGGCTAGCACTTCCAGAAGGCTCATATGTAACGGTTGGATTTACTGATGAAACTATCATTGATGGGCCTGGCAATGACATTTTCATTCGCAGTTTTGACCCAGAAGATTCAGCAGGTGAAAGTGCTGATGTGTTTGTCAGCAGCAATGGTAAAGACTTTCAGTTGCTTGGTCGTGTTAATCAGCTTGGGGTACAAGGACTTGACCTAGCCTCCATTAGCTTTACAGACCCTGTTCAGGCTGTCAGGATTGTTGGGGTTGATAACCTGGGTACTTCTCCTGGTTTTGACTTAGTAAGTGTTGAAGTTTTACCTAATAGTATTGGTTCTGTGCCTGGTTTTTATACAGTTAATTTAGGTGCAGGAGAAATTGCTGAAAATCGTAATTTTGGTAATCAAAATACTACCAAGCCGAACCAATTACCAAACTTTATTACTGCACCAATTACTAATGCCCAAACAGGTAAATTATTCCGCTATGAAGCTACAGCACAAGATCCGGATGGTGATATTCTCACTTACGAATTGCTAGAAAAACCAACAGGTATGGCTATAGACTCCGCAAGGGGTATATTAGTTTGGCAACCTGCTACTGAGCAAATCGGTAATTTTAATGTTGTCTTGCAAGTACAAGATACTAAAGGCGGTTCTGCTACCCAAACTTTTCAAATTAATGTCGATGACGGTGTAGATAGGGTTGTTCCTGTAGTTGAGTTAAGCTTTAGTAGCAATGTTGTGAACATCGGTGAAAGTGTCACCTTCAACATATCTGCTATAGATAATAATACAGTGGAAAATATTGCTCTCACCATCGATGGCAACCCGGTTACGCTCAATAACAGTTCTGCTACTATACAATTCAATCAAGCAGGTGTGTTCTCAGTAGTCGCAACTGCAACTGATAGCGCTGGAAATATAGTTAAAAAGGATTTATCTTTGCGCGTACTTGACCCCAGCGACACCACAGCACCAAATGTAGAAATTATTAGTCCACAAACCAATAAAACTATTACTAACCTTACAGATATTGTTGGTAGTGTGAGTGACGATAATCTCGAATTTTATCGAGTAGATTACGCATCTTTAGATTTAGTTGATATTAATAATCTAGCTGCTGCTGACCCCGACTTTATCACCATTGCTGAAGGTAAAACTAATGTTAATCAAGCGGTAATCGGTCAATTTGACCCCACTATATTATTTAATGGCAACTATGTACTGCGAGTCACAGCCCAAGATTTTAGCGGTAATATCAACTCACAAGGAGTTTTTCTTGGTGTTTCTGGTGACAATAAAGTTGGGAATTTCCGTCTAGAATTAACAGATTTATCTATACCTCTGGCTGGTATTCCCATTCAAGTTAACCGAGTTTATGACACACTCCAAAGTAGTTTTTCTAGTGACTTTGGTTTTGGTTGGAGTTTGGGAGTTAAAGATGCCAAAATTCAAGAATCAGTACCGTTAACAGCAGCAGAAAAACAAGGTGTACCCTCACTATTTGCTGCAAATCCTTTTACTGTAGGGACAAAAGTATATTTAACCAATCCTGAAGGTCGTCGTGTTGGTTTCACCTTTGACCCCGTGGTTTCTGGCGCTAGCTTATTAGGCACATTTTGGAAACCCCGATTTGTCGCTGACCCTGGAGTTTATGACAAATTAGAAGTTGATGATATTAATCTGCAACAAAGGTCAGATGGTAGCTTTGGTTTATTTTTAATTCCTTTTGCTTATAATCCTTCAGAATATAAACTCACTACTAAAGACGGTACAACTTACAAATATGACCAATTTAAAGGTCTGCAAGCAGTTCAAGACCGTAACAACAATACCTTAACTTTTCAAGATAATGGTATCTTCAGTTCTACAGGTGCTTCCATTGAATTTTTACGAGATACCCAAAAAAGAATTACCCAAATCAAAGACCCCACAGGGAAAGTGATTCTTTATGGTTATGATGCTAGGGGGAATTTGATTAGTGTTACTGACCAAGCAGGACTTGTTTCACAACATAAATATTTAACAAATCCCAATTATTTAGAGCAAATTATTGATCCACGAGGTAAAGCAATTATTCGCACCGAATATGATGCAAAAGGTCGGGTGAAAGCTACTAAAGATGCTCTCGGTAATACTATCTCTAGTAATTATGATGTAAGCGCAACTGGTTCCACTATCATCCAACTCGATGCACTGGGTAACACCACAACAACTATACGCGATAGTCGCGGTAACATTACTGCGATTATTAACCCGTTAGGTGCAGTCACTAGGTCAACTTATGATGCAAATAATAACCCAGTTAGTGTGACTGATCCTCGAGGCTTTACCACAACCCGGACATTTGATACTAGAGGAAATGTCACCAGTATTACTGATGCTTTGGGCAATACTAGCAGATTTAATTATGACCAATTTAATACCGTTACATCAGAAACTGATCAATTAGGACGCATAACTCGCTTTGTTTACAACGCTAATGGTAATTTAGTTGAGTTGATTGATGCTACTGGTCAACAAAATCGCTTTGCTTACGACAATATTGGTAGAGTTAGCAGTTTGATTGATGCTAATGGTAATACAACCACCTTTAGCTATGACGGTACAACCTTGGGTAAACCAACTCAAGTAACTTTCCCAGATGGTAGTACCCAACAAATTGCATACAATCAATTTGGTCAGATTAGTCGCTTAATTGACGAAAATGGCAATGCAACCGAGTATTTTACAGATGATATTGGGCGATTAATTGTTAAACGCGATGCTTTGGGTAATGAAACAAAATATATTTACGATGGTCAACTGATTAGCAGTGTGATTGACCCATTAGGCAATGTACTCAAATTTGAATACGACAATACAGGTCGTTTAATTCGGCAAATAGACCCATTTAATGGTGTAGCAGAGTTTGGTTATGATGCTCTTGGTAGACGCATTAGTGAAACTGACCCACTGGGACGCACAACCACTACAAATTACCGTCCCGATGGTTTAATTGCAGATATTATTGACCCTCAAAATCAGAAAACTTCGTTTGAGTATGATTTAGCTGGAAATCAAACTGCGGTAATTGATCCGTTAGGAAATCGAACCAGCTTTATTTATGATGCATTAGGCAGACAAATTCAGAAAATTGACCCATTGAGTAATATAGAAACCTACGCCTACGATGCGGTCAATAATTTAATCCAAATTACAGACCGTAATAATCGCCAGCGTAGCTTTACTTACGATGGAGTTAATCGTCTCATTCAAGAAAATTGGCTCAATAATAGCACCCCAGTTCGGACAATTAATTTCACTTACGATGCTGTAGGTAATTTGGTCAGAGCAACTGATATTGATAGTACATTTAGTTTCAGCTACGATAGGCGCGATAGAGTCACCCAAGTTAGCCAAACTGGTATATCTGGATTAGCACCTGTCAATTTAAATTATGCTTACGATGGGGCGGGGAATAGAACATCTGTCAGTGATAATTTTGGTGTTCGGGTTAATTCCACTTATGATGGGCGTAACTTACTAACCAGCCAAACTTGGCAAGGTACAGGTATTGATCCAGCACGCGTAAATTATTCCTATGATAGTAGAGGCGATCGCACTCAAATTCAGAGCTTCTCTAATTTAGCGGGTACCCAGCTTGTTGGTAGTAGCACTTTCAATTATGATGCACTACAACGGTTAACTGATATAACTCACTCTAATAGTGCAGGTTCTACCTTAGCTAACTACAGCTATAACTACAATTTGGCAAGCTTCTTAAACAGCGAAACCTACAAAGGAGAAACCACTAATTACACTTACGATAAAGCTAACCAGTTAAGTAATGCTGACAGGTCTTTACTTCCTGACAAAAATTATACCTACGATGCCAATGGAAACCCGGCGGATACTGGTTTTACAGTAGGCGAAAATAACCAAATATTATCCGATGGTCAGTTTAACTATACTTACGACAAAGAAGGTAATTTAGCAACCAAAACTAACATTTCTACAGGTACGGTAACTATATATAACTATGATTTCCGCAATCGCTTAGTGGGAGTTATAGACACAGACACAAGTGGAAATACAACCCAATCTGTAGAATTTAAATATGATGCCTTTAACCGCCGCATTGCTAAAACAGTTAACGGTCAAACCACATATTTTGTGAATGATGGTGATAATTTATGGGCAGAATTAAATCCCGTAGGAGAAATTATTAACCGCTATTTACAAGGTGCAAATGTTGATGAATTAATAGCTCGTTATCGTCCAGGTGAAGGTACTTCTTGGTATTTAACTGACAGGTTAGGAACTATCGGAGATATGGTGAATGCGGTGGGTAATTTGGTTAACAGTATTGACTATGATAGTTTTGGGGAAATTCTTAGTCAAACAAATCCCAGTGCAGCAGATAGATTTACCTTCGCAGGTAGAGAATTTGATAGTGAAACTGGTTTATATTACAACCGCGCTCGTTATTATGATGCGAATTTGGGACGATTTATCAGTCAAGATCCAATAGGTTTTGCAGGAGAAGATTTCAACCTATATCGGTATGTCGGGAATGATCCAGTAAATGCAACCGATGCCTTTGGCTTGACTGCTGCTCTGGAATACCAATCCATATTAAGTCAAACTGTAACTGGACGTACCGGTTCAGTCATAGGTTCATTGATTGGTTTCCTTCATGGTTTCAGTGCAACCAATATAGTTTTTATTGGCAATATTCTAGATATAGTCAATGCCGGTGGAGATCCTATTGCAGAATGGGGTACTGCTATTGCTCGTACTCAAGCGAAAATGAAAGAGATTGAAGATAATCTCTCACGGTTTGAAAGTGTAGATAACAAAGAAGGCTTAGCTGAAGGATTTGTCTCTGGAGCTGGTTATGATATTGTCAAGCTAGAGTGGAATATCTTCCCAGATAAACTAGATAGAGTAGCCAAATTCTTCGACCCTGAGTTAAGTAGAAGTGCTGGATTTGAACCCGTTTCAGGAAAGTATGCTCCATATACTAAAAAACCAGTTAATCTCTCAATTAAAGGAGGAGGCTTTAAGCAGGGCTATGGAGCTGGTTTACTTTACTTACAAATAATAGCTGCGCCCAATTAAAACATTAATTCGGGCATTCGCTCACCTTCGATTTCTTTAATGAGAGCGATTTTTTTCGGGGGAGATGGGCATTAATCATCCCAAAGCCCATGAAATTTGGTAGATGCAAGTTCGGTGTAACGAACAGTATGCTGAATATTTTTATGCCCCAAGTAACTCTGAATTGTTCGGGTATCAATGCCTCGATTCGCCAGATAATAACCTGTTCCATACCGCAGCATATGAGCATGAACTCTGAAAGGCAAACCAGCTAATTCACCAGCCCGTTCAACAATGCCAGCGATCGTATCATGTGCCAACGGGCCAAGCCGAGAAGACTGGAAAATATAGGAACTAGCAGGATAATCTCTTTGAAGCTTGCGGAGAGAGCGAATTTCTTCAGAGTAAAGAGGATGAGTGGATGGAGTGCCTTTTTTAACTCGCTTCACGTAAATTGTACCACCGTTCCAGTCTATTTGTTCCCAGCGCAGAGATGCCACCTCTGCCACTCGCAATCCGTGACGGTAGCAAAGCAAAATTATGGTTGAATCTCGGTGAGCGTGGCGACCCTTGGATTTTTTGATAGCTGACCGCATCAACTCAACTTCTTCTGGTAACAAATGCTCCCTAGTCCTGACAAAGGAGTACTTGCGAGAGTTAGGCGATTGACGCTCTGGTTTTTCGGTTTTACCAACTTTCGATGGTTGGACGGTTTGTGCTGCCATGACTCAACCCCCTGAAAACCTTGGGGTGTATAACCCTGTTTTGTCACTCTGGCAGTAGTATAATAAGGTAAAAATGCTAGAACCAAGACACAGAGCATGGTACAGCCCCGTCCAGCCGCACCAACAGTCAAATTTGTGGACGAATATTGCCAGTGGTATAAAAGTCTGTTTCCAGATGTTAGGAGTTTCGAGGCTTTTAAATATCTCCATGTAGGCTGCATTTCTGATCTAAAACGTAAAACATTGCCAGAAATAGCAAAAATCGTAGGATTAGATAACCAGCAAGGGTTGCATCATTTTCTAACTACATCACCTTGGGATATAGAAAAGTTAAGAACCTTAAGGTTAGAGTTAATTTTACAAGTGCTAAAAGGTAGACCAATCATTTTAATTATTGATGAGACAGGGGATAAAAAGAAAGGGAGCAAGACAGATTATGTGAAACGGCAGTATATAGGAAATTTGGGAAAAACAGATAATGGAATTGTGGCAGTGACAGTATATGGTGTTTTCTGTGGGATGACATTTCCATTACTGTTTGAAGTGTATAAACCCAGGGAAAGATTACAGGCAGGAGATAAGTACCGCACTAAACCAGAAATAGCAGCAATACTGATAAAAAAGCTACAATCAATGGGTTTTAAATTCAACTTAGTACTTGCAGATAGCTTATATGGAGAGAGTGGTAAGAATTTCATATCTGTATTAGATGAACTAAACTTGAACTATATAGTAGCGATTCGGTCAAATCATTATGTAGAAATACTTCCACGACAACATATTCAATATTTAAAGTGGCAGAAGTTTCAAAGGGTATTCTCTGACTTGAGTCGGGAAAATCGATTTATTAGAGAAATTATTCCGGGAAAACGTGGAGAACTTAGATATTGGCAAATTACTACAGATCCAGAAAATTTGCCTGATAACACTACTTGGTATGTGATGAGTAAATATCCAGACATTACGCCAAGAGAAGTTGGAAATTTTTACGGTTTAAGAACTTGGGTCGAGTACGGGTTAAAACAAAGTAAGAATGAATTAGGTTGGTCAGATTTTCGCCTGACT
This sequence is a window from Tolypothrix sp. PCC 7712. Protein-coding genes within it:
- a CDS encoding DUF4114 domain-containing protein → MNNFENILNQNLNPPGAEITLIDQQSLNPLTGLLDKLGGKAEIGSQTLLLPNNLEDIEVTQKLNDNSVIPLSQLYYVQNQQDNSNLLTYEQYQEQPLVGELDSVKLASVADNNINALTTSSPSLVQTISQISPVEQLPGYTFVVPGKTSESTTLSFKWTQRDATFNNEIGVFVIDELGRVNSIAPGETNYAQAALQSTTRQVIFSRGQSAGTHKEFTFKAGERLAFYLIQNSTTEQWLASNPQNQIGKGPVAFFSISNANPDQIDHILTQTLHNGSMQLNWEDITGGGDRDFNDVVFTIAESRKAITVPGQRGQKVATKFTWTQREAAFNNELGLFIVDDPTGRISNLLPQDPGYAQAALTSKSRQVMFASGQTQGYAKNLELPSQAYIGFYLIQNSTSEQFLSQNPQNQIHQGPSAFFFFPSANPNQFDHIIELSSNQLAWEDQTNGGDRDFNDLVFHYEFGSPVNTELLSPTLDLASESDSGVSNSDNITSDNTPTITGNAEVGAKVQLYSGSVLLGQTTADTAGIWQITTNELNHGTQNFSAIATDIAGNISPASSPLNIFIDTINPIINLTNPIDIAPLQKGARLTGKIDGTGSGIASLSYRFDNYPEIPLAFNADGTFDQEIDFTNIPNSGYKLSIIAIDIAGNTTNIQFNINVANSDIVGNSAPEIISQPETDYIILRNSNTQIQGIALDTTQAGLAEIQGQVFLDFDRNGIKNLEAGLDGFVVELVNPATDEVVGMQVTRSVDINNDGKINPFTEQGLYKFSNLQAGNYQVRQVTQDAWNLTSPASPIYSLTLNNGESKDGLNFGNAQNYFYQLQAIDGDGDSLSYSLISAPQDAKIDANTGKLIWTPPATGEYTFQVQVVDGKGGEDIQEFKLNIIDPNRLPSISSSPSANATVEENYTYQIVADNPDLDGLNFQLNQAPQGMTISPDGLIEWTPQANQVGAQQVKLLVKDDRGGEVEQVFTILTQGQLANPQPSDNYAPVITSKPIITTTRQQYTYDVDAIDGDSDQLKYSLLTAPQGMTIDENTGLISWNTNSQIAEDYNINVQVADGKGGVDNQTFTLTLSNTVPGKISGIIWDDFNGNGIRDTSFAQGANPDIVFVFDVSLSAAFSFQGSLNGNQRFTTILEAEKAGLNALNQQLIRQGLGETARVSIISFAGDVSSIDMNPSLDGTQLVTNPIADNDNNGVLDFEQVIERTNTRLGTNFEVALQEAEKVFKTIGTTPGNGTLVFLSDGENLLGSSITDEVNNLKALGIKLYAFGVGDGSTLNDGDAVDDDLVTIDPNAKIFKTTDELLGTFNDLGRGQDVTEPFLSGVKVYLDLNNNGLFDPDEPSQTTNNQSQFRTNSITVAATDAIFLAGRDDITIPLLGSNDPSFPLQRRRTLRPGSVPETFPRSITVQPNEIFSFTASGEVNFSNGFSPFNPDGYSLRNTVRGLEGITAYNGRMGSLVGVFLDDDNPVNQTPPTELNFQRIGSEFTFLTPSIGQVFFIGDGRNEASQIQQFVAPQGATRLFVGIADGNSLSPGNYEDNEGNYQVTIQSDRFANNTNYSFSNLLPDTYTVRQVVPNGYAQTFPGGQGTQKGDGYADVVLEYFANGKSPSPLPEPYGSNSARPQGTSVNGFYTIEPVNPNVVLGAPPPSPITSFNPQVNWLALPEGSYVTVGFTDETIIDGPGNDIFIRSFDPEDSAGESADVFVSSNGKDFQLLGRVNQLGVQGLDLASISFTDPVQAVRIVGVDNLGTSPGFDLVSVEVLPNSIGSVPGFYTVNLGAGEIAENRNFGNQNTTKPNQLPNFITAPITNAQTGKLFRYEATAQDPDGDILTYELLEKPTGMAIDSARGILVWQPATEQIGNFNVVLQVQDTKGGSATQTFQINVDDGVDRVVPVVELSFSSNVVNIGESVTFNISAIDNNTVENIALTIDGNPVTLNNSSATIQFNQAGVFSVVATATDSAGNIVKKDLSLRVLDPSDTTAPNVEIISPQTNKTITNLTDIVGSVSDDNLEFYRVDYASLDLVDINNLAAADPDFITIAEGKTNVNQAVIGQFDPTILFNGNYVLRVTAQDFSGNINSQGVFLGVSGDNKVGNFRLELTDLSIPLAGIPIQVNRVYDTLQSSFSSDFGFGWSLGVKDAKIQESVPLTAAEKQGVPSLFAANPFTVGTKVYLTNPEGRRVGFTFDPVVSGASLLGTFWKPRFVADPGVYDKLEVDDINLQQRSDGSFGLFLIPFAYNPSEYKLTTKDGTTYKYDQFKGLQAVQDRNNNTLTFQDNGIFSSTGASIEFLRDTQKRITQIKDPTGKVILYGYDARGNLISVTDQAGLVSQHKYLTNPNYLEQIIDPRGKAIIRTEYDAKGRVKATKDALGNTISSNYDVSATGSTIIQLDALGNTTTTIRDSRGNITAIINPLGAVTRSTYDANNNPVSVTDPRGFTTTRTFDTRGNVTSITDALGNTSRFNYDQFNTVTSETDQLGRITRFVYNANGNLVELIDATGQQNRFAYDNIGRVSSLIDANGNTTTFSYDGTTLGKPTQVTFPDGSTQQIAYNQFGQISRLIDENGNATEYFTDDIGRLIVKRDALGNETKYIYDGQLISSVIDPLGNVLKFEYDNTGRLIRQIDPFNGVAEFGYDALGRRISETDPLGRTTTTNYRPDGLIADIIDPQNQKTSFEYDLAGNQTAVIDPLGNRTSFIYDALGRQIQKIDPLSNIETYAYDAVNNLIQITDRNNRQRSFTYDGVNRLIQENWLNNSTPVRTINFTYDAVGNLVRATDIDSTFSFSYDRRDRVTQVSQTGISGLAPVNLNYAYDGAGNRTSVSDNFGVRVNSTYDGRNLLTSQTWQGTGIDPARVNYSYDSRGDRTQIQSFSNLAGTQLVGSSTFNYDALQRLTDITHSNSAGSTLANYSYNYNLASFLNSETYKGETTNYTYDKANQLSNADRSLLPDKNYTYDANGNPADTGFTVGENNQILSDGQFNYTYDKEGNLATKTNISTGTVTIYNYDFRNRLVGVIDTDTSGNTTQSVEFKYDAFNRRIAKTVNGQTTYFVNDGDNLWAELNPVGEIINRYLQGANVDELIARYRPGEGTSWYLTDRLGTIGDMVNAVGNLVNSIDYDSFGEILSQTNPSAADRFTFAGREFDSETGLYYNRARYYDANLGRFISQDPIGFAGEDFNLYRYVGNDPVNATDAFGLTAALEYQSILSQTVTGRTGSVIGSLIGFLHGFSATNIVFIGNILDIVNAGGDPIAEWGTAIARTQAKMKEIEDNLSRFESVDNKEGLAEGFVSGAGYDIVKLEWNIFPDKLDRVAKFFDPELSRSAGFEPVSGKYAPYTKKPVNLSIKGGGFKQGYGAGLLYLQIIAAPN
- a CDS encoding tyrosine-type recombinase/integrase, encoding MAAQTVQPSKVGKTEKPERQSPNSRKYSFVRTREHLLPEEVELMRSAIKKSKGRHAHRDSTIILLCYRHGLRVAEVASLRWEQIDWNGGTIYVKRVKKGTPSTHPLYSEEIRSLRKLQRDYPASSYIFQSSRLGPLAHDTIAGIVERAGELAGLPFRVHAHMLRYGTGYYLANRGIDTRTIQSYLGHKNIQHTVRYTELASTKFHGLWDD